A region of the Epinephelus fuscoguttatus linkage group LG13, E.fuscoguttatus.final_Chr_v1 genome:
ACAGCCAGCATTACAGCCTAACATCTTTTCTCTAAATTCTGCCAAACCTTAGCAGTGGTGGCTAGTATTGAGTCTCCCTAGCATGGCTAGCGATGGATTCTAAAACCAAGAACAGGAAAAGTCTAATAAAGAATTTAATAGTGTGTTAAAAGAtttatttgctttcaccaccaaggctgcaaagttaaagtaccaaataatcatcaATAGCACCCTGCAGTGTGGCCATCTTTGGGTTAAAACAATGATGGATGCTTATTTAGACCTATTACTAATGCTGATAGATTAATTTAGACTAATAACAACCAGACAGATGTTCTTTTTTGGCCATAAACAGCTTTTGATAGCAAAGCTTGCCAACCCCTGGactagagagacagagatagtaTTAGAAACATCATTGCTGAGGTAGGCCAACGTACAATATGGCTGAAGCACTTACGGGTGACAGTCCAGAGTACGGGGAAGTCTCTACAGTTGGTGACAGCTGTGGAATCAGTGAAACAATCCTTCCACAGGTTGGACCAGTACCAGGCCACTCTGATGATAAAGGAGCCTCCTTGTCCTCCTAACTGAGTGATCCTCCAATAGTCCATGGCCATGGTGCACAGCACAAACAGCCATCCCAGTGATGTAATCAAGAAGCCGAGTATTTGGATCAGACGTTTcctcattttaaaatcattaaattaaaCCAGATGGCGTCCACTCAGGTGGCCAGAAGCACAAAACTCACTAAATGTCTGCCGGAGCAGGGTGCTGAGTCGTTTCCTGTTTCAAGTCGGGATGACATTGTGTTTGTGTCGTGTGCTTATGTTGATGGGGGCTCTGTAGGTTTTGTGAGATGTTTACTGTAAACTTTCTGGAGTCTGCCACCTGCTTGAGCTAATGCAATCTGACTCAAGTTACTTTTTCAGGTTTATATCCTTTTTTCCACTCATGAGTGTgtagcaaaaatacatttaatatgtATTTACAGTAAGAAGTCGACGCTTATCACCATCTTAAAATGTTTGAATATTTGTCTGTCACACAAACATATTAACAGGATATGACACAAAGTGCAAACTGCTGCCCTCTTCAGACCTGCTGCAATCACTGACGTGCAGATATAACATCTGCTGGCAAAACAAGAAACTCACTGCCGAAACTcagttttatctgttttatttctACTCATACACTCCTCTTAAAAAACAGAGCCTTACATACAAGTTTGAGCATTCCAAAGTAGTTAATGGTTATGCAATGGAAAACAAGAGCATCTGTGTTGGACACAGTTTTAAGTACTGTCATTACAGATTAACAACATGTTCAGGTTACTTGTGTTAAAGAATACAACCAACAAAGAAAATGTCTTACACAACATTTCACACTaccatataaaaaaaatagaaaatgatgCAAAAATTAGATTACAAGGATCCAGAAACCAAGTGTTTATGATATTGCTGTTTAATTACAATACTAATCCTATCATTAAATGCACAGTTATATGTACAACGGCCAAATACAGATGTTGTCTGCGGTATAGAAAATAGAAATTCCCCAATATCAGAGAGTAAACTGCATTACACAACTTCAAATTTGGACACCTGGATGAAACGCTTAAATATTCTCGGTGAGTCACAAATTAATAACAGCAAATTCTGTCGCTTTTAGACAGAACCAAGCACGTTTCATCTGGCACGCTGTATCTTTAACACTTAGTAGAGCTTTTAAGACTCACCAGTGGCTTTGACTAAAAGTGTTTTATATTCACATCCCTCACACATAAGCATTCTTATCAAAGTGCTGCATCCTGGAGGAGTTGCTGTAGTCTGGAGGCGGCCTCTGGTTGACAGACTGAGCCTGCCCTCTCGGGAAAGAGGAGATATGGGAATGTGAGGCAGCACCTTTGTAGATATACTTTGCCTGACTGTGGCTGGAAAGAGACAGGACACAGATTCATCTTCATAAATCAAACACCTATGTGACTTAACAGAATTCATACGTGCATCTGTGTCTAAACATAGTATGTGTTACTCAAACAAACCTTTCGCTGGAGGAACCTGCGATGGAGAAGCAGAGTATGGTGCCTCCGAGGATACAGAGGATGGAACCTGCCCAGCCGATAAAGAGCGCAGCTCCCAGTTCATACCTGCAGACAGACACCAGTATTTAAGGATATTTCTTTCACATCAAAAAACTGGCTACACAGTCGAACAGTTCTTACTTCTGTGCCACATATGTTGGGTCGAAAAACTCCGCTGTTATCTGGTGTGCGTAGAGGGAGCATGCTGAGAGTGAGCAGATGCCTGAGAACAACAAGAAAAAGAGCTTTAGTTAGATTACACAAGATATGACGCAGACAAATCCACTATACTTACCACTAAGTAGGAATTCCACACCAGCAATGCAGACAATCCTGGCTTTGGTTCTGTCACTTCCTCCGATTTTGGTGCATTTCATTCCAATGAGAGCAGAAATCGAACCAAAAAAGCCCAGACAGATGGCTGTAATCATCAGTGCCCTGCATGCCTGGATGTAACCTGCAAACATAAAACAGTGGTCAACTTAAATGGACTCACAAGAGTGTTACTTCCTGTGGTTCCATTCTGTGGTTTTGCATTCTGTGTACTCACACATCTGCACGTCACAAGGTCAGTGGGTTATTGACCTTGTGACCACTTTACACATAAAGCAAGAAATACAATTTGTCACAAGTAACCCTAATGTGTTTTTAGGCACTTCGTCAGAGTTTGTTGACTTTGTTAGTATAAAAGGTCCCATCCATATGGGATTTTGAGGCAAATATTACCTTGGAAGTTAACCCCTGAAACTAGTCAGCCATGGGTGAAACCGCCTGAGGGTCCCAGTAAATCACCTCTATAGGTCTCAAGCTCAGAAGACAAAGGCTAAACATTGACATATATGGAGGTAAATGAGTTGTTCCTTGACCAGTTCCTTGAATTAGGCCTGAGGATATCTATTAGCCCTGGGTAGTAATGAGCTTCAACTTGAATTTTCTAGTGAAGTGCAGACAGAGAAGGAGCTTCCTATAAGGAGACAATCCTTTCAGGCattaacaaacagaaaacagaaagcaaATTCAACATGATTGACCgaaaaaggcagaaaaagcAAGAATCCAATAAGAAGGGAACAACCAGCTGACCCTTCAATGCCAGCATCGAGGGAAAGTCTTTGCAGTTGGAGACTCCGGTTGAATCCGTGACGCAGGTCTTCCACAGATTGGACCAGTAGGTAGCTGTGGTGATGACCGTCCCATCAAGCGAAGACACCTTCCAGTAGTCCGTCGGCAAGGTGGAAGACACCAGCACCCACCCCGAGGTGCTTAAAACAAAGGCCAGGATCTCCTGAAGCatgctgctcagccttgcaaAGAGGACACTTCCACGCAACCGTGTGACGGCCAATTACAGTATGTTGCTGGTGAGACCTGAGATCTATTAATGGTTCCCTGGCTAGTTAGGCTTGTTCAAATGTAGCTGTGCTCTGCACCAGTAAGTTCAATGGATATGCTGTGATTGATAGTTAATGTGTTGTGGACTGTTATATTCTGTAGGGAGGAGTTTGGCCTTTAACATCAACGAGTGGCCAATGGTCTATTATGGCGTCCCCCCCCCCTCATCCTGTACACGTCACTGTGACTCAGAGTCATACATGATGGAGATGGAGGGGGCAGACAGTTTTGGATGTAGTAAGTATCATGACATCAGTGATTGCATTTTATAATCAAAGCAACTGTATGCACAGGTAGGCATTCGTTGCTCTGTGTTTGTATGCGCATATTTTGAGTTAGCATATGTATCCTGTGATGGGCAGGAAGTCCAACAATCAAattacaaaatgtttgtttaaatcTCATCTATGGATTTATTTGTGAgtcaaccaaacaaacaaaaagaaatgtctgGAGAAACCACAGATAGTGAGAAGACACTTGTGATACAGTACAGTGAATATCACCTTCTACCTTTCACCTTGCGCTGCTGCCTATGATTAATGCTCAACAAGAGTGCTGCAACTTCCCCTCAGACCTAAAATAGCAGGATTTTGATAACTTATTAACAGCATGTCACTCACTCTGATGTCACAGCATGCAGACGAGACAAACTCTCTGTTACATTGCAGAGAAATCTGTTAATGAATTTAGAAAAGGataattaaaattacatttggGGTGTCACAGATAAACAGCAAACAAGAGGAAAAGCCAAATATGGAATTCATTAAGCTTATTAAGCTTTTATAATGTGAATTAGAGCCCCATCTGGTGGATGTGTACTGTTTCTGTAAACACACTGCTGCCACCTTCAGATGGAGCAAAGCACTCAGCTATTGCTCTCTTAAGAAATATGCCGTTTCAATTAGGATCATGTAGATGATGATTGTAGATATGGAAGAAGGCTGTTCCAAAGAGACACCCCTCAGTATTTTACTGAATATTGATTAAGAGAAGTCCAACGATATGGAAGATAAAGGTCTTTAGAGTGTCTTGTGgaatatgaatgaatgtctGAGGAAGACTGAGGAAGAAGTTCTGAAAACGCTCTGCAAGTCATGAGTGAGatgtacatatttatatatgaatATACAAGTCTTGGAgttaacattaaaaatgaataaaagttgATCATCTCTAAAGAGAGAATCAGATGATTCgcattttattttagaaaagtTGGCCACTCTcaaaaatttattttgaattagAAAAATCTTAGGGGGTAAGAGGGTACATTAAGGTATAGTAAAGTTAGAGTACAGGAATGATTGACCAGTAAATGAACTCTACTTAGGATACCAACTGACCTCATAGTCTTTTTACGGACAAGTTCAATATGGTATTTCCAAGTTCCAGTTAGTTTTTCGTCTACTATGACCCCTAGAAATTCAACATGAGGAGCTTGAGTTATTTCGATGTTGTCTATGAAAATTTGGCTTTAtctttgttatattttttatttttgttaaaaaatcaTGAAGTTCGATTTTGAGAGTTTGTTCATCTGATACCATTTAAAAATTGATGGTAGCTCTTAATTTGCTTCTCGAATGTGTGTGCTGAAATTTTCATATGAAGACACCAGACATGTATCATCAGCAAAGTAAAAAAGGCAGTACATTTTTGCAGACCCTAGGCAAGCCATTTATGTAGATCAAGAACAAAAGAGGTCCGAGAATGGAGCCCTGAGGTACTCCATGAAGTAACTTAGCTCTATTTgctctatttttaaaatgtccctGAATAAGATGAATTCACACAAAAATTAAGTGAACTGTATTTTATCTTCCTATTCAGTTTTAAACACTGAGGTGGGTTGAAATATGTTCTgcaaagggggaaaaaaactctaATTAACAGCGAGTCAGTTTTTTGCAtttaacataaaacaaccaGCCACATACTGTAACCATAGACCCAGGTGCCAACAATGCTATCTTTGCCTTAATCCCAATGGCCTTTGACCTCAGCATGTCAACGTGACAAGCACAAGCCAATCACAGCTTGCGGTAGTAATGTGTTGTTGGAGTGGGTGTAAATAGCCAAATAGCTGCAGTGTAGCTattctcacctgtgtgcaaaCAGACACTCCGAATTGATATgattaataaatacaatactGGAAAATGTTGTGCACAGAGGTGCCTGTCAAatcactcaaggacaccttacaagacacagttaaaaaacaagcagcactGTATCAATAGATCATACAATCAAACAATTCctatatatatacaaaaaaagttaataaaatgactagacaaaaatcataattataaatattaggtATAAAATTATCATCAGTGACAATAGGAATGTATTTTCTTCAGTATTAAGTAAATAATGCAACTTGGTTACATAAAATATGGGTCAGAAAGGGTTCTCAAAATATACTTTCAATTTGATTTAGTCTAACTAGTATTTTCTCCCTGATTGAACCATTACTGACTTCAACaggtttttgtttatttcctccACAGTGCACTCTGTGACTCACACACTCTCAGTTTGACATTTCCAGCAAAGGATTACACATTTGCCACAGCTAACGCATGATCCATAATCTGGGACATAAATTATTATTCACCGTTTTTTTCAGCGTGAATTTGATTTTTGCTATAATACTGAAACAGTATTAGTATTTGTCATTATATTCATTTGTGTCAACAAATATGGCCATAGGAAAAGATTATGATAAAAGGCTGCTATGGAATCAGATTGAAAAGAGaactttcattaaaaaaagaaagaaaagtgacACAATCTGAGGCTCGAGATGAAAATCTGGGGCAGTTTTAGAACAAAGATAATCTCAATTTTTCACTGACCTCTTGACAAAATGCTATCAGACTGATTCCCATGTGAGGGATACTTAATGACAAATGTGTAAAGATTGCTTTGCAAAATATATCACTTAAAAATGACATCTTTCGTAGCATTTCAACTCAAATTGCAAAAGTGGTAACTTGAACTATAGGAAAGATTATTAGAGCATCTACTGCACCTGAAAATGTATACACTGAATTTTGAAGTTTGAGTTTTGAAAGAATTTTGGCAGCGTTTTGGCGGCAGTTTAATACATCACAGATACAAGCTTGTGAAACCAAGGTGAtacatttgtttctgttgtgaAGAATATTTAGGTTTCAGTGTGTAAGAGCATTTCTTAAAGCACCTCCACAGTATACACACAATACCTTGCCATAAGTGAGCACATAGATTATGTTCACACACTTGATTTGTTTCCAACCACTATAAGACAAATGCGTCATGCAGCAGTGTGAGAACAGACTTGTTATGTGGTCATTGTGACACCCCATTATCTTACCTGCCAGCTGAAAGATGGTATGATGTGGTCTGCAGTGCACAGCTCCAATAGCATTCCCAGCACAGTTCTTCCACAGACCCTGGAGCACCCAGGTCACTGTGATGACCGAGGATGCCCGACTGGTCTGCCTCCATTCGTTGGACACTGTGGCACCAATAGTGGCACCGAGCCCACCCAGGCCGCAGAGAAAAGCCAGAATCTGCAAGACTGACATTTGGAGGTTCTAAGCTACGTACAGTCTTTTAGCAAATTCAAGAAAatgaggagaaaataaaaatcgCCGCAGGAATGCAAATTACACTGTGGACATGTGTTTCATTGagatgatttacagacaggacATCTCGCCTGCCTCTCTAGCGGCGAGGGATGGACACAGCTGTCTGAAGGGGGGAAATAGTAGGAAGGAAGCATAAGCTGGCAGTTAGTCATTAAGTTTTGGCAATGcaagttttgttcagcaaatAAGGTCAAGTGTCATAttagcataaaaaaataaaggagtAATCAGTAAACCTCAAAAGAAGAAGCAATGTGTCAAAGTCCAGTTACTGGTTCATCTATTCCTGCACACAGTATTAGCAAGTGAATGGCTAATGACTGCGAGGTCATATGTGAATGTATGTTGTTTTTCATGTTCTATGCTCTCCATGAGAGGGTGAAGTGTCCGTGTTTACCTAAAGCTATAAAAAATATAGAACAGATGGTGGTATCAGGGCTTAACCAGCTGTAATGTGAATTTTTATAGAGTTGTTGTCATTCCTGAACCTAAGACTGCATCTTAATAAATGCAAATCTggcaattattatttttttgtgttattttgtgcaTTACTTTCTGTAAGAACAgggaaaataagaacaaacagGTAATAAAAATTATATCATCATATATACTGTTTGCGTAACACGAAAAAATGCATTAGGGAGTATGTGGAGTTGATTtttgaaacaaataaacatcaAAAGTTTGCGGTTTTCTTATTAGTTAAAAAAGATGAAAGTGGCATTTAGTACATTTTACAGGAACTGATGTTAAAAAAGGCCAATTTTCATGATTTACAAATAAGAAAGATGAATCCTGTATTAGAGTTTTACATGGAGTTCACTCATTTTGTCTCAGCCAGCTATACTTTATCTGAGATACAGTGAGTGGTGAAAAAGAACTCTGCTGGTGTCACTTTAGTCTGAAGAATAAAGAAATATGTATTACGTTATCCTCTGTGCCTTGACTTCTGTTGAATATTAACATGCGTCCATACGTGACATTTAACTCACATTTAACTGAAGTCCTTTCAAAACAGGATTAAATGGGACAAATTCAAATGGGGGGTGGCAGGGTTAGCACTCACAGAAAAATGGTTTGAACTTGCTGGTTGGCTTGTTTGCATGTTCTGTTAGCTTGTgtctcctcccacagtccaaagacatgcaggttaggttaattggtgactttgaATTGCCTGTTGGTgagaatgtgagcatgaatggttgtgtgtcactatgtgtcagccctgtgatactctggtgacctgtccaggatgtaccatGCCTCTTGCCCAACCCTGAAGCCCCCTGTGACCCTAAAGAGGATATGAGTTTACAGAAAAGGCATGGATGCGTgcatggatgggtggatggatggaaatcCAAACGGGACAATCTTAATTATCCATAAATTGTTCGCAGAATAAAAGACTGCCTGTACTGTATAGGAGATTCAGAATAGGATTACTCTGGTCCACAAGAGAAGAGCAAGACCAGCTTGAAAGTTTAGTTATTTcaaaaaaaaggacaga
Encoded here:
- the LOC125900045 gene encoding claudin-10-like isoform X2 — encoded protein: MLQEILAFVLSTSGWVLVSSTLPTDYWKVSSLDGTVITTATYWSNLWKTCVTDSTGVSNCKDFPSMLALKGYIQACRALMITAICLGFFGSISALIGMKCTKIGGSDRTKARIVCIAGVEFLLSGICSLSACSLYAHQITAEFFDPTYVAQKYELGAALFIGWAGSILCILGGTILCFSIAGSSSESHSQAKYIYKGAASHSHISSFPRGQAQSVNQRPPPDYSNSSRMQHFDKNAYV
- the LOC125900045 gene encoding claudin-10-like isoform X1, which encodes MSVLQILAFLCGLGGLGATIGATVSNEWRQTSRASSVITVTWVLQGLWKNCAGNAIGAVHCRPHHTIFQLAGYIQACRALMITAICLGFFGSISALIGMKCTKIGGSDRTKARIVCIAGVEFLLSGICSLSACSLYAHQITAEFFDPTYVAQKYELGAALFIGWAGSILCILGGTILCFSIAGSSSESHSQAKYIYKGAASHSHISSFPRGQAQSVNQRPPPDYSNSSRMQHFDKNAYV